From the uncultured Trichococcus sp. genome, one window contains:
- a CDS encoding type II toxin-antitoxin system HicB family antitoxin yields the protein MVHSHYVAYPAIIDDRENTPGTYTVTFPDVPGAISQGVGIPEALENGAEALALMLYDEKILPTVSDLSMVNADNPETIVSYIMVDLIDAAKKVKLGEPTFIINPDKSETVTLNKATYDELVRRNMELEEQLFDSQLQSRIKEGPGNLVPSEEEIEANKERNPFSSLSDKDLFD from the coding sequence ATGGTACATTCACACTATGTTGCTTATCCAGCAATTATCGACGACAGAGAAAACACCCCAGGGACATACACAGTAACATTTCCGGATGTTCCCGGCGCGATTTCTCAAGGAGTAGGAATTCCCGAGGCATTGGAAAATGGGGCTGAGGCATTGGCCTTAATGCTTTACGACGAAAAAATTCTTCCAACAGTATCCGATTTATCCATGGTCAACGCCGATAATCCCGAAACAATTGTGAGCTATATTATGGTCGATCTTATTGATGCTGCTAAAAAAGTAAAATTGGGAGAGCCCACTTTTATAATTAATCCTGATAAATCCGAAACCGTCACACTTAACAAAGCCACCTATGACGAATTGGTTAGAAGAAATATGGAACTTGAAGAACAACTCTTTGATAGCCAATTGCAGAGTCGGATTAAGGAAGGACCTGGCAATCTCGTTCCTTCTGAAGAGGAAATTGAAGCCAACAAAGAACGTAATCCATTTTCCTCATTATCTGATAAGGATTTGTTTGACTAA
- a CDS encoding IS1380 family transposase: protein MATLHEKKVKFNSKLTVSNTDGNLSTDSGLILVKEFMDSLNFSDLSKQHLEIEEKRLYHTHDNFSLMEQLIYQNIAGYSTDSSANLLKQDPIFKVVLDKSNLASQASLSRFWDRISEENISQLQELNQAMIDKVRLARNTTEMIFDLDSTHSDTYGNQEKTDYNAHYQTNGYHPLVAFDGLTGDFLKAELRSGNVYTSTGIGAFVEPLFEHYNQVVPVSNILVRGDSGFATPELYDLCEVYNSFFVIRLKANRNLSKLAESFIQIDDNHPWDKKEVVYSSTSYQAKSWSKERRVCIKSTREADELLFRHEYIITNYSNNVSAETVFRTYSKRGTMENFIKEAKNGFYFDKTDSPSFLENHARMMVSLLAYNIVNFMRTLCFTSGSASMQVDTIRLRLFKVAGKPIRTGRRLLLKLSSHHVHQELFYQVLGNIQQLCW from the coding sequence ATGGCTACATTACATGAAAAAAAGGTGAAATTCAACTCTAAATTGACGGTTTCAAATACAGATGGAAATCTATCCACCGACTCTGGGCTGATTCTCGTCAAAGAATTTATGGATTCCCTTAATTTTTCCGACCTATCAAAACAGCACCTGGAAATAGAGGAGAAACGACTCTATCATACCCATGATAATTTTTCTTTGATGGAACAGTTGATTTATCAAAACATCGCCGGCTATTCGACCGATTCCTCCGCAAACCTATTGAAGCAAGACCCTATTTTTAAGGTGGTTTTGGATAAATCCAATCTTGCCTCGCAGGCTTCACTTTCCCGATTCTGGGATCGTATAAGCGAAGAAAATATTTCTCAGCTGCAAGAGCTTAATCAAGCCATGATTGACAAGGTACGGTTGGCAAGAAATACGACGGAAATGATTTTCGACTTGGATTCGACCCATTCAGATACGTATGGAAACCAAGAGAAAACTGATTACAATGCGCATTATCAAACCAATGGCTACCATCCGTTAGTCGCTTTCGATGGATTGACGGGAGATTTCTTAAAAGCAGAACTTCGTTCTGGCAATGTCTACACGTCTACTGGCATTGGCGCTTTTGTGGAGCCGCTTTTTGAACATTATAACCAAGTGGTTCCTGTCAGCAATATTCTCGTCCGTGGAGATAGCGGGTTCGCTACTCCGGAACTTTACGATCTCTGCGAAGTTTATAACAGCTTCTTTGTGATCCGCTTAAAAGCAAACCGAAACCTTTCGAAACTGGCGGAGAGCTTTATTCAGATTGATGACAATCATCCTTGGGATAAAAAAGAAGTCGTTTATTCTTCAACATCCTACCAAGCAAAAAGCTGGTCCAAAGAACGCCGCGTTTGTATCAAGTCGACACGCGAAGCAGACGAGCTCCTATTCCGACATGAATACATCATCACCAACTACTCAAATAATGTCTCTGCGGAAACAGTATTTCGGACGTACAGCAAACGCGGCACAATGGAAAACTTCATCAAAGAGGCGAAGAATGGCTTCTATTTTGATAAGACCGATAGCCCTTCATTTTTAGAGAATCACGCACGAATGATGGTAAGCCTGTTGGCTTACAACATCGTTAACTTTATGCGTACACTTTGTTTTACAAGCGGATCGGCCAGCATGCAGGTGGACACAATCCGATTACGCCTCTTTAAGGTCGCAGGCAAACCAATTCGAACAGGACGTAGACTACTGCTGAAACTCAGTTCTCATCATGTCCATCAGGAACTGTTCTATCAAGTCCTCGGAAATATCCAGCAACTCTGTTGGTAA
- a CDS encoding AbrB/MazE/SpoVT family DNA-binding domain-containing protein, whose amino-acid sequence MEIIKTRKQGNSVIITIPASLGVAEGEEFHLQRSDNGIISLVPKIRDYFESAKENEFRQPLEWDELFIPQGREEIE is encoded by the coding sequence ATGGAGATAATTAAAACCAGAAAACAGGGGAACTCTGTTATCATAACAATCCCCGCATCATTGGGGGTTGCTGAGGGTGAAGAATTTCACCTGCAAAGAAGCGATAATGGCATCATTTCTCTTGTCCCAAAAATTCGTGATTATTTTGAAAGTGCAAAAGAAAATGAGTTCAGACAACCCTTGGAATGGGATGAACTGTTCATTCCGCAAGGTAGAGAGGAAATAGAATGA
- a CDS encoding tellurite resistance TerB C-terminal domain-containing protein, with translation MFEFINKIFKNKKLTEAEKTSIIELVHTEESFINPRDLIAEQERLKKSEKKAEKKAAERAWISYVSPPVRMNDNFTKQVEEVVGALFERLCTIVDTELRKSHKNIKHVKHERYYYQVTAFDEIYRLSREVVCSTYRLDNVQVSVFFSYDLRTMLPRDIQKIITHEVDAFRGNVPFPDEETRDKFGLTPFGTKMVWWDPSGVLRDKQLFESNEMDYFDQLRKRVTRFTEVPAVMSLCLRKYADLMQIVLHDLEDGSIKWKIKPNNYFRKYFRLPLDDERIWTETAGLPMDLYLLAENMVRQEIEGIRVLPAEENLQNLQKYLPDETLRKIQTYLSQEVELELDYQTITALRNVNKTVWHEAANLLISQSLEQVSGLLEVVAQDPDLKKIATKVIKQSEDPDKRIIFIFLMERAALPVSKALQKERDGFIHPTRQPDYQRLLADADLTFESLPGLLKDCTQPMRREINLDTALITASHSALDTIIEMVDTYLSEYETSEGMDSAVSLNIITEMEMSPAEEQSDAESVVSTSVAVSAVTTEEPENPDSEQESEHMLFLKQMVASNGISLDDFKEQAKNKGKLHQAYLTELNEVLYEIFDDQVLVISQQQVIIEEDFMEEMREWIDG, from the coding sequence ATGTTCGAATTCATAAATAAAATATTCAAAAATAAAAAACTAACCGAAGCAGAAAAGACATCAATCATCGAATTGGTGCATACGGAGGAGTCTTTCATCAATCCACGAGACCTCATCGCGGAGCAGGAACGTCTGAAAAAATCTGAAAAGAAAGCTGAGAAAAAGGCTGCGGAAAGAGCTTGGATCAGCTACGTTTCTCCGCCAGTAAGAATGAATGACAATTTTACAAAGCAAGTTGAAGAAGTGGTAGGTGCATTATTCGAAAGATTGTGCACCATCGTCGATACGGAACTGAGGAAGAGTCATAAAAACATCAAACACGTGAAACATGAGCGTTATTATTACCAAGTGACCGCTTTTGATGAAATCTATCGGCTATCGAGAGAGGTGGTCTGTTCTACTTACAGGCTGGATAATGTCCAGGTGTCTGTGTTTTTTTCTTACGATCTGAGAACCATGCTGCCCAGAGATATCCAAAAAATCATCACGCATGAGGTTGATGCATTCCGGGGAAATGTACCCTTTCCGGATGAAGAGACTAGGGATAAATTTGGCTTGACGCCATTCGGCACCAAAATGGTCTGGTGGGATCCGTCAGGAGTGCTGCGGGACAAGCAACTCTTTGAAAGTAACGAAATGGATTATTTCGATCAGCTGAGGAAAAGGGTGACGAGGTTTACGGAAGTGCCGGCTGTCATGAGCCTTTGTTTGCGGAAATACGCAGACCTCATGCAGATTGTGTTGCATGACCTTGAGGATGGATCCATCAAGTGGAAAATCAAGCCCAATAATTATTTCAGGAAATATTTCCGATTGCCGCTAGATGATGAGCGTATCTGGACAGAAACAGCCGGGCTGCCAATGGACCTTTATCTCCTGGCTGAAAACATGGTCCGCCAGGAAATCGAAGGGATCCGCGTGCTGCCCGCTGAGGAAAATCTGCAGAATCTGCAAAAATATTTGCCGGATGAAACGTTGAGAAAGATTCAAACTTATCTGAGCCAAGAAGTTGAGCTGGAGTTGGATTATCAAACCATCACAGCTTTGCGGAACGTGAACAAGACTGTTTGGCATGAGGCCGCCAATCTGCTCATCAGCCAATCGCTTGAGCAGGTTAGTGGGCTGCTTGAGGTTGTTGCACAAGATCCGGATTTGAAAAAGATAGCCACGAAGGTGATCAAGCAAAGCGAGGATCCGGATAAGCGCATCATTTTTATTTTCTTGATGGAAAGGGCAGCTTTGCCGGTATCAAAAGCGCTGCAAAAAGAACGGGATGGCTTCATTCATCCAACCAGACAGCCCGATTATCAGCGGTTACTGGCTGATGCGGATCTGACTTTCGAAAGTTTGCCGGGACTTTTAAAGGACTGCACGCAACCGATGCGCAGAGAAATCAATCTGGACACAGCCTTGATCACCGCATCACATTCTGCCTTGGACACCATCATTGAGATGGTCGACACCTACCTGAGTGAGTATGAAACAAGCGAAGGGATGGATTCGGCTGTGAGCTTGAACATTATTACTGAGATGGAGATGTCGCCGGCTGAGGAACAAAGCGACGCAGAAAGTGTGGTCTCTACATCGGTAGCTGTTTCAGCCGTCACTACAGAAGAACCGGAAAATCCGGACAGTGAGCAGGAGTCTGAGCATATGCTATTCTTGAAACAGATGGTGGCAAGCAATGGGATATCTTTGGATGATTTCAAGGAACAGGCAAAAAATAAAGGGAAACTCCATCAGGCTTATCTCACGGAATTGAACGAAGTGCTGTATGAAATATTTGATGATCAAGTGTTGGTGATCAGCCAGCAACAGGTCATCATCGAAGAGGATTTTATGGAAGAAATGAGGGAATGGATAGATGGCTGA